One window of the Sandaracinaceae bacterium genome contains the following:
- a CDS encoding MotA/TolQ/ExbB proton channel family protein: MATLAHHFEEGGWGMYPILVWQIIAIGIIIERAIYLYRSSINKDVFLATMQKCILAGDVARAIKLCSAANAPLARIVKAGLMKVNRPDAEVQAAMDEAALRELPKIESRTGYLALLANLAMLSGLLGTVTGLIVAFGAVANADGASKATMLAKGISEAMNCTAFGLFAAILALLGFAVLNGKTQSLLDDINGATVQVMNLVVNNRSKINLQGAAA; the protein is encoded by the coding sequence ATGGCTACGCTGGCGCATCACTTCGAAGAAGGCGGTTGGGGCATGTACCCCATCCTGGTGTGGCAGATCATCGCGATCGGCATCATCATCGAGCGCGCGATCTACCTCTACCGCAGCTCCATCAACAAAGACGTCTTCCTGGCCACGATGCAGAAGTGCATCCTCGCCGGTGACGTCGCGCGCGCCATCAAGCTCTGCTCCGCCGCGAACGCGCCCCTCGCGCGCATCGTCAAGGCGGGCCTGATGAAGGTCAACCGGCCCGACGCCGAGGTGCAGGCGGCCATGGACGAGGCGGCCCTCCGGGAGCTGCCGAAGATCGAGAGCCGCACCGGCTACCTCGCGCTCCTCGCCAACCTCGCGATGCTCTCGGGCCTCCTCGGCACCGTGACCGGCCTCATCGTCGCGTTCGGCGCGGTGGCGAACGCGGACGGCGCCTCGAAGGCGACCATGCTCGCGAAGGGCATCTCCGAGGCGATGAACTGCACCGCGTTCGGTCTGTTCGCCGCCATCCTCGCGCTGCTCGGCTTCGCCGTCCTCAACGGCAAGACCCAGAGCCTGCTCGACGACATCAACGGCGCGACCGTCCAGGTGATGAACCTGGTCGTGAACAACCGCTCCAAGATCAACCTGCAGGGCGCCGCGGCGTGA
- a CDS encoding TIGR04552 family protein, with the protein MTTPPPNDDFRSLDHLSLAELEAIRLVLWGGSVIDWHRLNFRDEHEANEFLRSHELDPDKPADRARAEAIKSSAIGFLRRNFDFPIPKPVANKDLTSLLMLASSKGHRQLCACAILKVMHIIHHLEARELLFMLPISDQELFHLVEQKVYRVIGGMLAQGFPILEFIGGRKNKDSLYVKLLSKPETHAAQIYDKLRFRIVTRSPEDIFPTMNYLMRHVFPFNYVVPRESTNTLFPFRPTCEGHPHLSKLITQAQLAPDFEETEGLRIDNQFTAKSYRVVHFVVDMPVRVPQEVMDSAPPAAWALGPVIFGQTEFQIIDRETEQSNEMGDASHDAYKRRQQVAVARRLKVGFEPNRD; encoded by the coding sequence ATGACGACCCCGCCTCCCAACGACGACTTCCGCTCGCTCGACCACCTGAGCCTGGCCGAGCTCGAGGCGATCCGTCTGGTCCTCTGGGGCGGCTCGGTCATCGACTGGCATCGCCTCAACTTCCGCGACGAGCACGAGGCGAACGAGTTCCTGCGCTCGCACGAGCTGGACCCGGACAAGCCCGCGGATCGCGCGAGGGCCGAGGCGATCAAGAGCTCGGCCATCGGCTTCCTGCGCCGCAACTTCGACTTCCCGATCCCGAAGCCGGTGGCGAACAAGGATCTGACCTCGCTGCTCATGCTCGCCTCGAGCAAGGGGCATCGGCAGCTGTGCGCGTGCGCGATCTTGAAGGTGATGCACATCATCCATCACCTCGAGGCGCGCGAGCTGCTCTTCATGCTCCCCATCTCCGACCAGGAGCTGTTCCACCTCGTGGAGCAGAAGGTCTACCGGGTGATCGGAGGGATGCTCGCGCAGGGCTTCCCCATCCTCGAGTTCATCGGGGGCCGGAAGAACAAGGACTCGCTCTACGTGAAGCTCCTGAGCAAACCGGAGACGCACGCGGCGCAGATCTACGACAAGCTACGCTTCCGCATCGTCACCCGCTCTCCGGAAGACATCTTCCCGACGATGAACTACCTCATGCGCCACGTCTTCCCGTTCAACTACGTGGTGCCGCGAGAGTCGACCAACACGCTCTTCCCCTTCCGCCCGACCTGCGAGGGGCACCCGCACCTCTCGAAGCTCATCACGCAGGCGCAGCTCGCGCCGGACTTCGAGGAGACCGAGGGCCTCCGCATCGACAACCAGTTCACGGCCAAGAGCTACCGGGTGGTGCACTTCGTCGTCGACATGCCGGTCCGGGTCCCGCAGGAGGTCATGGACTCCGCGCCTCCCGCGGCCTGGGCCCTGGGCCCGGTGATCTTCGGCCAGACCGAGTTCCAGATCATCGACCGCGAGACGGAGCAGTCCAACGAGATGGGCGACGCGAGCCACGACGCCTACAAGCGGCGCCAGCAGGTGGCCGTCGCGCGCCGCCTCAAGGTCGGCTTCGAGCCCAACCGAGATTAG
- a CDS encoding MotA/TolQ/ExbB proton channel family protein yields MQEIWHAMMDGAPFSFVNIVVLAIVLAIIAERFVFILTKYRVNSQEFMAQIRKLVQAGNIDRAIKLCEAAPLPLLQVVKSGLTQVNRGEEAVIASMEERMAELMPELEKRVGALWTLANIATLIGLLGTISGLIRAFGAVAHAAPAQRSALLSAGISEAMWNTALGLGIAVLCMIFHLIIHGMVKRIKHDMERSVMKLENLLLLKGR; encoded by the coding sequence ATGCAGGAAATCTGGCACGCCATGATGGATGGGGCGCCGTTCTCGTTTGTGAACATCGTCGTTCTGGCCATCGTGCTGGCGATCATCGCGGAGCGGTTCGTTTTCATCCTCACGAAGTATCGCGTCAACAGCCAGGAGTTCATGGCGCAGATCCGCAAGCTGGTTCAGGCCGGCAACATCGATCGCGCGATCAAGCTCTGCGAGGCGGCGCCGCTGCCGCTCCTCCAGGTCGTCAAGTCCGGCCTCACCCAGGTCAACCGGGGTGAAGAGGCGGTCATCGCGTCGATGGAAGAGCGCATGGCGGAGCTGATGCCCGAGCTCGAGAAGCGCGTCGGCGCGCTCTGGACGCTCGCGAACATCGCGACGCTCATCGGTCTCCTCGGCACCATCTCCGGTCTGATCCGCGCCTTCGGCGCCGTCGCTCACGCCGCTCCGGCGCAGCGCTCGGCCCTCCTGTCGGCGGGTATCTCGGAGGCGATGTGGAACACGGCGCTCGGCCTCGGCATCGCCGTGCTCTGCATGATCTTCCACCTGATCATTCACGGCATGGTCAAGCGCATCAAGCACGACATGGAGCGCTCGGTCATGAAGCTCGAGAACCTCCTCCTCCTCAAGGGCCGCTGA
- the lon gene encoding endopeptidase La has product MSDDQGERGKEERLPLLPLRNSVLFPASVVPVNVGRPRSVRLIEESFGRDRPTIGVIAQKAAETEDPELDEIYTLGTVARVLKVIRLSSGNYSVVLQGICRMRIVEAHGRDPFLTATVARIHEPPVKDVEVDALAGSLRTSGRKLLDLLPHLPREASAVLENVQDPGALADLVCSNLPINTQLKQEVLEELDVRERLRRVSELVGRQSQVYEVKKEISTMVQEEMSRSQREFLLRQQMKAIRRELGEADDDDEIENLRDKMARADMPHEAEKAARRQLRRMRSMNPAGAEYQVARNYVEWMADLPWSKSSAVRLDVGEARRVLDEDHHGLEKIKRRILEYIAVRKLKSDIRGPILCFVGPPGVGKTSLGRSIARATGRNFERVALGGVQDEAEIRGHRRTYVGAYPGRIIAALKQAGARNPVVLLDEVDKLGNDFRGDPASALLEVLDPEQNSTFADHYLEVPFDLSHILFIATANRLDTIPRPLLDRMELIELPGYTRDEKQAIAKQFLIPKQLSEHGLTPERLEFSDEGVDFLVDSYTREAGVRNLERQVASVCRAVAVRMASGEDVEQLADPEYVEEVLGAPRHESQIAEKVARPGISTGVAWTPGGGDLLFVESTRMPGTGKIHLTGNVGDVMKESVYAAFTYIRARAEKLGLEPDFMTKMDVHVHLPQGAIPKDGPAGGVAVFVALASLLTQLKVRPDVAMSGELTLRGHVLKVSGIKEKCLAAQRAGIKHVIFPSRNEPDLDDVPDAIKRDLEIHLVSKLDEVLPLVLDLPPAPDEAAAAEE; this is encoded by the coding sequence ATGAGCGACGATCAAGGCGAGCGAGGAAAAGAGGAGCGTCTGCCGCTCCTTCCACTGCGGAATTCGGTGCTGTTTCCGGCCTCCGTGGTCCCGGTCAACGTGGGGCGACCGCGCTCCGTGCGACTCATCGAGGAGTCGTTCGGGAGGGATCGGCCGACGATCGGGGTGATCGCCCAGAAGGCGGCCGAGACCGAGGACCCCGAGCTCGACGAGATCTACACGCTCGGCACGGTCGCGCGGGTGCTCAAGGTGATCCGGCTGAGCTCGGGCAACTACTCGGTCGTGCTGCAGGGCATCTGTCGGATGCGCATCGTCGAGGCGCACGGCCGCGACCCCTTCCTCACGGCCACCGTCGCGCGCATCCACGAGCCGCCGGTGAAGGACGTCGAGGTCGACGCCCTCGCGGGCAGCCTTCGTACGAGCGGTCGCAAGCTCTTGGATCTGCTCCCCCACCTGCCCCGCGAGGCGAGCGCGGTCCTCGAGAACGTGCAGGACCCCGGCGCGCTCGCGGATCTCGTCTGCTCCAACCTCCCCATCAACACGCAGCTCAAGCAGGAGGTCCTCGAGGAGCTCGACGTGCGCGAGCGCCTGCGTCGGGTGAGCGAGCTGGTGGGGCGTCAGTCGCAGGTCTACGAGGTCAAGAAGGAGATCTCGACCATGGTGCAAGAGGAGATGTCGCGCTCACAGCGCGAGTTCCTGCTGCGCCAGCAGATGAAGGCCATCCGGCGCGAGCTCGGCGAGGCCGACGACGACGACGAGATCGAGAACCTGCGCGACAAGATGGCCCGCGCCGACATGCCGCACGAGGCCGAGAAGGCCGCGCGCCGTCAGCTCCGCCGCATGCGCTCGATGAACCCCGCGGGCGCCGAGTACCAGGTCGCGCGCAACTACGTCGAGTGGATGGCGGACCTGCCCTGGAGCAAGAGCTCGGCGGTCCGTCTCGACGTCGGTGAGGCGCGCCGCGTGCTCGACGAGGACCACCACGGCCTCGAGAAGATCAAGAGGCGGATCCTCGAGTACATCGCCGTCCGGAAGCTGAAGAGCGACATCCGCGGGCCCATCCTCTGCTTCGTCGGTCCGCCCGGCGTCGGGAAGACCTCGCTCGGGCGATCCATCGCGCGCGCCACCGGCCGCAACTTCGAGCGGGTCGCGCTGGGCGGCGTGCAGGACGAGGCGGAGATCCGCGGCCACCGTCGCACCTACGTCGGGGCCTACCCGGGGCGCATCATCGCCGCGCTGAAGCAGGCGGGGGCGCGCAACCCGGTGGTCCTGCTCGACGAGGTCGACAAGCTCGGCAACGACTTCCGCGGCGACCCCGCGAGCGCGCTGCTCGAGGTGCTCGACCCCGAGCAGAACTCGACCTTCGCCGACCACTACCTCGAGGTCCCCTTCGATCTGTCGCACATCCTCTTCATCGCGACGGCGAACCGCCTCGACACGATCCCGCGCCCGCTCCTCGACCGCATGGAGCTGATCGAGCTGCCCGGGTACACGCGCGACGAGAAGCAGGCGATCGCCAAGCAGTTCCTCATCCCGAAGCAGCTCAGCGAGCACGGCCTGACGCCGGAGCGGCTGGAGTTCAGCGACGAAGGCGTGGACTTCCTCGTCGACTCGTACACGCGCGAGGCCGGCGTCCGGAACCTCGAGCGCCAGGTGGCCTCCGTCTGTCGCGCGGTCGCGGTGCGCATGGCGTCCGGAGAGGACGTCGAGCAGCTCGCCGATCCCGAGTACGTCGAGGAGGTGCTCGGCGCGCCGCGGCACGAGTCGCAGATCGCCGAGAAGGTGGCGCGCCCCGGGATCTCGACCGGCGTCGCGTGGACGCCTGGCGGCGGTGACCTCCTCTTCGTCGAGAGCACGCGCATGCCCGGGACGGGCAAGATCCACCTCACGGGCAACGTGGGCGACGTGATGAAGGAGTCGGTCTACGCGGCCTTCACCTACATCCGCGCCCGCGCCGAGAAGCTCGGCCTCGAGCCGGACTTCATGACGAAGATGGACGTGCACGTGCACCTGCCGCAGGGCGCCATCCCGAAGGACGGCCCCGCGGGCGGCGTCGCGGTGTTCGTGGCGCTCGCGTCGCTCCTGACGCAGCTCAAGGTGCGCCCGGACGTCGCGATGAGCGGCGAGCTGACCCTGCGCGGCCACGTGCTCAAGGTCAGCGGCATCAAGGAGAAGTGCCTCGCGGCGCAGCGCGCGGGTATCAAGCACGTCATCTTCCCGTCACGGAACGAGCCCGACCTCGACGACGTGCCGGACGCGATCAAGCGCGACCTCGAGATCCACCTCGTCTCCAAGCTCGACGAGGTCCTCCCGCTCGTGCTCGATCTGCCGCCCGCGCCGGACGAGGCGGCGGCCGCCGAAGAATAG
- a CDS encoding protein kinase — translation MGHADPVGGAKPHPAPKVVTFGKYLLLDRIAVGGMAEVYTAKSFGIEGFEKFIAIKRILPTMAEDDDFISMFIDEAKIAGHLTHANIVPIYELGKIGESHYIAMEYVWGKDLLQIMNRFRRMRRHMPPVMAAWIASKMLEGLDYAHRKRDRHGRPMGIIHRDVSPQNVLVSYEGQVKLIDFGIAKAASRNTKTQAGVLKGKFGYMSPEQVRGLPIDHRSDIFAVGTCLHEMLTGERLFVGESDFSTLEKVRNADVIPPSRSIQEMPAELEEIVLKALTREPDDRWQSAGEMQEELQRFIALSRPPFGTSKLNTWMRTAFAPEIAKEKGRLDSYNSVTHPGAGAAPQPAMPQLGSTSPANPVAKRTPPPPPPKPSAGIADFGATDDDDDFGGGATMVTSSPFDMLEEQAAASGGGGAAGGGGGGGGFEELTEEPTQIFFSADDLEEIDEGGSPPATAPAGSLSSPAPRMPAPLAVGTPASVQAQQTPAPLPQPSRPLAQTMQLGAGQLPHGPPQPMPQPSSPGGPGQDMFAPPPASQPGGQRNVHTMEVERPGQLSPPEKKSGMGKWIALLAVAALLVVGLTVGGALLFFGGEDTGTVSVRVVPEAAEARVFVDGVRRGDAPLLLEHVPEGEHSIEVRAEGFRTTARTVPVNAGSTAMLEIAMEPEPGAVAVAPPAQVAAPAQPAAPAAEPEEPEAVAAAEPEPEEPAEEPVAEEPEPEQRAEARVQPRPRPEPRRGGDTQRSGRSGGGGESTPRRATGRGSLTINTMPWARVFVDGRDTGRNTPVRNYPVPPGSHTIGLRTNDGTMHTVQVDVPAGENVRIVRQL, via the coding sequence ATGGGGCATGCCGACCCCGTTGGGGGCGCCAAACCACATCCTGCGCCGAAGGTCGTCACCTTCGGAAAGTATCTCTTGCTGGACCGCATCGCGGTCGGCGGCATGGCCGAGGTCTACACGGCGAAGTCGTTCGGCATCGAGGGCTTCGAGAAGTTCATCGCGATCAAGCGGATCCTCCCCACGATGGCGGAGGACGATGACTTCATCTCGATGTTCATCGACGAAGCGAAGATCGCCGGCCACCTGACGCACGCGAACATCGTCCCGATCTACGAGCTCGGGAAGATCGGCGAGTCGCACTACATCGCGATGGAGTACGTCTGGGGCAAGGATCTGCTCCAGATCATGAACCGCTTCCGGCGGATGCGGCGCCACATGCCCCCCGTGATGGCGGCGTGGATCGCGTCGAAGATGCTCGAGGGCCTCGACTACGCGCACCGCAAGCGCGACCGGCACGGTCGGCCGATGGGCATCATCCATCGCGACGTCTCGCCCCAGAACGTCCTCGTCTCGTACGAAGGCCAGGTCAAGCTCATCGACTTCGGCATCGCGAAGGCCGCGAGCCGCAACACGAAGACCCAGGCCGGCGTCCTCAAGGGCAAGTTCGGCTACATGAGCCCCGAGCAGGTGCGCGGCCTGCCGATCGACCACCGCTCGGACATCTTCGCGGTGGGCACCTGCCTGCACGAGATGCTCACGGGCGAGCGCCTCTTCGTCGGCGAGAGCGACTTCTCGACCCTCGAGAAGGTCCGCAACGCGGACGTCATCCCGCCCTCGCGCTCGATCCAGGAGATGCCGGCGGAGCTCGAGGAGATCGTGCTCAAGGCGCTCACGCGCGAGCCCGACGATCGCTGGCAGAGCGCGGGCGAGATGCAAGAAGAGCTGCAGCGCTTCATCGCGCTGTCCCGCCCGCCCTTCGGCACGTCCAAGCTCAACACGTGGATGCGCACCGCGTTCGCGCCCGAGATCGCCAAGGAGAAGGGGCGCCTCGACAGCTACAACAGCGTGACGCACCCCGGCGCGGGCGCGGCTCCTCAGCCGGCCATGCCCCAGCTGGGCTCGACCTCCCCCGCCAACCCGGTCGCCAAGCGCACGCCGCCCCCGCCCCCGCCCAAGCCGAGCGCGGGCATCGCCGACTTCGGCGCGACGGACGACGACGACGACTTCGGCGGCGGCGCGACGATGGTCACCTCCTCGCCCTTCGACATGCTCGAGGAGCAGGCGGCGGCCAGCGGCGGCGGCGGCGCTGCAGGAGGAGGAGGAGGAGGAGGTGGCTTCGAGGAGCTCACCGAGGAGCCCACCCAGATCTTCTTCAGCGCGGACGACCTCGAGGAGATCGACGAAGGGGGCTCCCCGCCCGCGACGGCTCCCGCTGGCTCGCTCTCGAGCCCCGCGCCGCGCATGCCCGCGCCGCTCGCGGTCGGAACGCCCGCCTCGGTGCAAGCGCAGCAGACGCCGGCGCCCCTGCCGCAGCCCTCGCGCCCGCTCGCGCAGACGATGCAGCTCGGCGCAGGCCAGCTGCCCCACGGGCCGCCCCAGCCGATGCCGCAGCCCTCGTCCCCGGGGGGGCCCGGGCAGGACATGTTCGCGCCCCCGCCCGCCAGTCAGCCCGGCGGCCAGCGCAACGTGCACACGATGGAGGTCGAGCGGCCGGGCCAGCTCAGCCCTCCCGAGAAGAAGAGCGGTATGGGGAAGTGGATCGCGCTGCTCGCGGTCGCGGCCCTCCTGGTGGTCGGCCTGACGGTCGGCGGCGCGCTCCTCTTCTTCGGTGGCGAGGACACCGGCACCGTCTCGGTGCGCGTCGTGCCGGAGGCGGCCGAGGCGCGGGTCTTCGTGGACGGCGTACGCCGCGGCGACGCGCCGCTGCTGCTGGAGCACGTCCCGGAGGGCGAGCACTCCATCGAGGTGCGCGCCGAAGGCTTCCGGACCACCGCTCGCACCGTCCCGGTGAACGCCGGCAGCACGGCGATGCTCGAGATCGCGATGGAGCCGGAGCCCGGCGCCGTCGCGGTCGCGCCCCCCGCGCAGGTCGCGGCGCCCGCCCAACCGGCGGCGCCCGCGGCGGAGCCCGAGGAGCCGGAGGCGGTCGCCGCGGCGGAGCCCGAGCCCGAGGAGCCGGCAGAGGAACCCGTGGCCGAGGAGCCCGAGCCAGAGCAACGCGCAGAGGCGCGGGTGCAGCCGCGGCCTCGGCCCGAGCCGCGCCGCGGTGGCGACACCCAGCGAAGCGGCCGCAGCGGCGGCGGCGGCGAAAGCACGCCCCGACGGGCGACGGGCCGTGGCTCGCTGACCATCAACACGATGCCGTGGGCGCGCGTCTTCGTGGACGGCCGCGACACCGGCCGCAACACGCCGGTGCGCAACTACCCCGTCCCGCCGGGCTCGCACACCATCGGCCTGCGCACCAACGACGGCACCATGCACACCGTGCAGGTCGACGTCCCGGCCGGCGAGAACGTCCGCATCGTGCGCCAGCTCTGA
- a CDS encoding biopolymer transporter ExbD: MGGVSVEGGHGGKKSVDSEIPLVPFIDLLLCCIMFLLVTAVWNKLARIETNQQQPGQNAPMDQPQEEQIRLFVHVSPTGYVLSDTAGVRIQIDKAGDVYDQEGLREKLRDRRQQEPNRRDLIVTADDGVVYEDIVSAMDIVVGEGYEDMSLTPPQM, translated from the coding sequence ATGGGTGGCGTAAGCGTCGAAGGCGGACACGGCGGAAAGAAGAGCGTCGACAGCGAGATCCCGCTCGTCCCGTTCATCGATCTCCTCCTCTGCTGCATCATGTTCCTGCTCGTCACGGCGGTCTGGAACAAGCTGGCTCGGATCGAGACCAACCAGCAGCAGCCGGGTCAGAACGCTCCGATGGATCAACCGCAGGAGGAGCAGATCCGGCTCTTCGTGCACGTCTCGCCCACCGGCTACGTCCTCTCGGACACGGCGGGCGTGCGGATCCAGATCGACAAGGCCGGCGATGTCTACGACCAGGAGGGGCTCCGCGAGAAGCTGCGCGACCGTCGCCAGCAGGAGCCCAACCGGCGCGACCTCATCGTCACGGCCGACGACGGCGTCGTCTACGAGGACATCGTCTCCGCGATGGATATCGTCGTGGGCGAGGGATACGAAGACATGTCGCTCACCCCGCCGCAGATGTGA
- a CDS encoding beta-ketoacyl-ACP synthase, whose product MPIVSLAPPLPLTAWSAVNALGRDTREVLEALDAGRSGLGPSPLEVTMETVVGAYPGDLPPLPRAYAPYDTRLARLGLAAFEELRPQVDAAVRRWGAERVAILLGTSTGGLEETEQAFQTWLERQRIPEQYEYQRQHNFAAFGEMLASIAGVAGPTYVVSTACSSSGKVAASAQRLIASGMIDAALIGGIDSLTRMTLQGFHSLGILSGKPCRPFSVERDGINIGEGAAFALVEREGEAPVHLLGVGESSDAYRMSSPEPEGRGAREAMERALAQAGLEPGDIDHINAHGTATKLNDEAEAIAIAALFGDRVPVSSTKGYTGHQLGAAGGTEIVFAIHAVLSGRLPATLGCDPIDPTLRIHVQRGAAVTHPKRVLSNSFAFGGSNVSVLVGEPK is encoded by the coding sequence GTGCCGATCGTGAGCCTCGCGCCTCCGCTGCCTCTGACCGCTTGGTCCGCCGTGAACGCCCTCGGGCGGGACACGCGCGAGGTGCTCGAAGCCCTCGACGCGGGGCGGTCCGGCCTCGGCCCGTCCCCCCTCGAGGTGACCATGGAGACGGTGGTGGGCGCCTACCCGGGCGACCTCCCGCCGCTACCCCGCGCGTACGCGCCCTACGACACGCGCCTCGCGCGGCTGGGGCTGGCCGCGTTCGAGGAGCTCCGGCCCCAGGTCGACGCGGCGGTTCGCCGCTGGGGAGCCGAGCGGGTCGCCATCCTGCTCGGGACCAGCACGGGGGGCCTCGAGGAGACCGAGCAGGCCTTCCAGACGTGGCTCGAGCGCCAGCGCATCCCCGAGCAGTACGAGTACCAGCGCCAGCACAACTTCGCGGCCTTCGGCGAGATGCTGGCGAGCATCGCGGGGGTCGCGGGTCCCACCTACGTGGTGAGCACGGCCTGCTCCTCCAGCGGCAAGGTCGCGGCGTCAGCCCAGCGTCTCATCGCGTCGGGAATGATCGACGCGGCGCTCATCGGCGGCATCGACAGCCTCACCCGCATGACGCTCCAGGGGTTCCACAGCCTGGGCATCCTGTCGGGCAAGCCTTGCCGGCCGTTCAGCGTCGAGCGAGACGGCATCAACATCGGCGAAGGCGCGGCGTTCGCCCTGGTCGAGCGAGAGGGCGAGGCGCCGGTCCATCTCCTCGGGGTTGGCGAGTCGTCCGACGCGTACCGCATGAGCTCCCCCGAGCCCGAGGGGCGCGGCGCGCGCGAGGCGATGGAGCGGGCGCTCGCCCAGGCGGGGCTCGAGCCCGGCGACATCGACCACATCAACGCGCACGGCACCGCGACCAAGCTGAACGACGAGGCCGAGGCCATCGCGATCGCCGCGCTCTTCGGAGACCGCGTGCCCGTCAGCTCGACCAAGGGCTACACCGGCCACCAGCTCGGCGCGGCGGGGGGCACCGAGATCGTGTTCGCCATCCACGCCGTCCTCAGCGGCCGGCTGCCCGCCACCCTCGGCTGCGATCCCATCGATCCGACCCTCCGCATCCACGTGCAGCGCGGGGCCGCGGTGACCCACCCGAAGCGGGTGCTCAGCAACTCCTTCGCCTTCGGCGGCAGCAACGTCAGCGTGCTCGTGGGGGAGCCGAAGTGA
- a CDS encoding beta-ketoacyl synthase chain length factor, protein MKPIHVSGVGLWAPGFADAVAWREGRPDPAVDKPACALVNARLGRGSSRFAGMLGEVVEQAAAQARVDVRTVPTVYGSSLGEIETMVTLLRMLYEEEGKLSPNRFKNSVHNAASGLVSIGTGNTSFSTAIAGGDRSFEVSLLEAWAWLDQAGGDVVLAVADDAPPEPLDQLDRHGALALGFCLSAGPGEVTLSNLRPLDAAPPSQVPADLARNCASAGLALLDAVLTRRSETVSISLPGRAGLGLDVEVASAPAGV, encoded by the coding sequence GTGAAGCCGATCCACGTCAGCGGCGTCGGCCTCTGGGCCCCGGGCTTCGCGGACGCGGTGGCCTGGCGCGAGGGGCGCCCCGATCCCGCCGTCGACAAACCGGCGTGCGCGCTGGTCAACGCCCGGCTCGGCCGTGGCTCGAGCCGCTTCGCGGGCATGCTCGGCGAGGTCGTCGAGCAGGCGGCCGCGCAGGCGAGGGTGGACGTGCGCACCGTGCCGACCGTCTACGGCTCCAGCCTGGGCGAGATCGAGACGATGGTGACGCTCCTGCGCATGCTCTACGAGGAGGAGGGCAAGCTCAGCCCGAACCGCTTCAAGAACAGCGTGCACAACGCGGCGAGCGGGCTCGTCTCGATCGGGACGGGCAACACGAGCTTCTCCACCGCGATCGCGGGCGGTGACCGCTCGTTCGAGGTGTCGCTCCTCGAGGCCTGGGCCTGGCTCGATCAGGCGGGCGGCGACGTGGTGCTGGCCGTGGCCGACGACGCGCCGCCGGAGCCGCTCGACCAGCTCGACCGACACGGCGCCCTCGCGCTCGGGTTCTGCCTCTCCGCCGGACCGGGCGAGGTGACCCTCTCGAACCTGCGTCCCCTCGACGCGGCGCCGCCGTCGCAGGTCCCGGCCGACCTGGCGCGCAACTGCGCCTCGGCCGGTCTCGCGCTCCTCGACGCCGTCCTCACCCGTCGCAGCGAGACCGTGT
- a CDS encoding biopolymer transporter ExbD has product MAKLTPQQRAYVRKRTKHSDPDPSEIAGELNIVPFLDIVVNIIIFLLATVQAVLAVAQIDAQLPSLGRRVGRTQLDDAGSTLNLSVTITSAGVIVSGSGGKLAPGCEQTQSGRVITVANRGGEYDWAGLTQCAARVHSEFPDERKVIVSADPEVEFQHLVGAMDALRADGTEELFPEVLLSAGVR; this is encoded by the coding sequence ATGGCCAAGCTCACTCCGCAGCAACGTGCCTACGTCCGAAAGCGGACGAAGCATTCCGACCCAGATCCCTCGGAGATCGCGGGCGAGCTGAACATCGTCCCGTTCCTCGACATCGTCGTGAACATCATCATCTTCCTGCTCGCCACGGTGCAGGCGGTGCTCGCGGTCGCCCAGATCGACGCGCAGCTCCCGTCGCTCGGTCGGCGGGTGGGACGGACACAGCTCGACGACGCGGGAAGCACGCTGAACCTCAGCGTCACCATCACGAGCGCGGGCGTCATCGTCAGCGGCTCGGGCGGCAAGCTCGCCCCGGGCTGCGAGCAGACGCAGAGCGGCCGCGTCATCACGGTCGCCAACCGAGGCGGCGAGTACGACTGGGCTGGCCTCACGCAGTGCGCGGCCCGGGTTCACAGTGAGTTCCCCGACGAGCGCAAGGTCATCGTCAGCGCGGACCCCGAGGTGGAGTTCCAGCACCTGGTCGGCGCGATGGACGCGCTCCGCGCGGACGGGACCGAGGAGCTCTTCCCCGAGGTGCTCCTCTCTGCGGGCGTTCGGTAG
- a CDS encoding biopolymer transporter ExbD, with translation MSIHAPGRVLLHQIPLKFVHDRVAGGGRKGVDVAIALVPFIDFLITLVVFLLTSFSASGELLAQRPNLVMPEAANVIDLEIAPIIAIDPQVITLDNRRMADTQTLAASAQLERIEQLVTDLETLKRNWSVLHPREPFSGTVILQADRNVDFRVVKKVMFSAAQAGYTNISFAVNQGAGGGGGE, from the coding sequence ATGTCGATTCACGCGCCCGGTAGAGTCCTCCTTCACCAGATCCCGCTGAAGTTCGTCCACGATCGCGTGGCGGGCGGCGGCCGGAAGGGTGTCGACGTCGCGATCGCGCTCGTCCCCTTCATCGACTTCCTCATCACCCTGGTCGTCTTCCTGCTGACCTCGTTCAGCGCCTCGGGTGAGCTCCTCGCGCAGCGGCCGAACCTGGTCATGCCCGAGGCGGCCAACGTCATCGACCTCGAGATCGCGCCGATCATCGCGATCGACCCGCAGGTCATCACGCTCGACAACCGGCGCATGGCGGACACGCAGACGCTGGCCGCGAGCGCGCAGCTCGAGCGCATCGAGCAGCTCGTGACGGACCTCGAGACCCTCAAGCGCAACTGGTCGGTCCTCCACCCGCGCGAGCCCTTCTCGGGCACGGTCATCCTCCAGGCCGACCGAAACGTGGACTTCCGCGTGGTGAAGAAGGTGATGTTCTCGGCCGCGCAGGCTGGCTACACGAACATCAGCTTCGCGGTGAACCAGGGCGCTGGCGGCGGCGGCGGCGAGTAG